Sequence from the Deinococcus sedimenti genome:
GAGCCTGAGCGATCAGCCAGAAGCGGCTGGCGGCGGTGTTGAACTGGCGTCCGGCGCGGCCAGCGAGTTCCAGGGACATGTACGACGCCACCGTGGCGATCGCGTAGGACAGGATGATGTAGGAACCCATCCAGGTGTGGTGCAGCATTCCAGAGTCTTCCATCTAACTTCCTCCTGTGAAACGCGGGCAGCGTCTGCGTGCGTAGCTTCGATATCCGAAAATAGGAAATCTGTACTCACATAAAACTTACTGATGACGCCCGTGTCCGGCGTGCCGGTCAGGGGGCCCGCCGCGCGGTGTGGTGGGCAGCCGACTGCACCGCTGCTGGACGTCATGGGGCCCTGCCCGCAGCCCGGCAGGCCCCCACTCTAGTCAATGAGGTTCGTGTGAGTTGCCCCAAGTGCTGTGAGCTGACCCCACGCCGAGCGGACTGCCGACCGCCCACCCGCCCGCTGTGGAGGCCTGTGCAGGGTCTTCACGGCGCGTCATGACCGCACCCGCCCCCGCCCGGGATCCTGGGTCAGGACCGGGCGGGAACGGATGGGTGCCGGAATGGGCCGTGGGCGGGACAGGGCCCTGGGGAGCCGATTCTGACCGGCTTCGGGAGAGTCGCGGTCAGTGGCCCGCGAGGGCGGCACTCACGACGTCGCGGGCCTCGGTCATGACCTGCCTCAGGTGCCCTTCGCCGCGGAAGCTCTCGGCGTAGATCTTGTATACGTCCTCGGTGCCGCTGGGGCGCGCGGCGAACCACGCCTGATCGGTGGTGACCTTCAGCCCGCCGATGCCTGCGCCGTTCCCGGGCGCGCGGGTGAGTTTCGCGGTGATGGGGTCGCCGCCCAGCGTGGTCGCGGTGACCTGCTCGGGGCTGAGGCTGGAGAGGATCTTCTTCTGCGCGGCGTCGGCGGGGGCGTCCTGGCGGTCGTAGGCGGTCTCGCCGTAGCGAGCGGTGAGGTCCGCGAAACGTTCGCTGGGCGTCTTGCCGGTCACGGCGGTCATCTCGGCGGCGAGCAGCCCGGGGATCAGGCCGTCCTTGTCGGTGCTCCAGGGAGAGCCGTCGAGGCGCAGGAAGCTCGCCCCGGCGCTCTCCTCTCCCCCGAAGCCGAAGGAGCCGTCCAGCAGGCCCTCGACGAAGTACTTGAAGCCGACCGGGACCTCCACGACACGCCGCCCGATCCCGGCGCCCACCCGGTCGATCAGGGCGCTGCTGACCAGCGTCTTGCCGATCGCGGCGTCCGCGCGCCAGCCGGGGCGGTGGCTGAACAGGTACTCGATCATCACGGCCAGGTAGTGGTTGGGGTTCATCAGGCCCGCGCGGGTCACGATGCCGTGCCGGTCGGCGTCCGGGTCGTTGCCGATCGCCACGTCGAAGTCGTCCTTCAGGGCCAGCAGGCCCGCCATGGCGTACGGGCTGGAGCAGTCCATGCGGATCTTCCCGTCGCGGTCGACGCTCATGAACGCGAAGCGCGGGTCGATGTCCTCGTTCACGATGGTCAGGTTCAGGCCGTGCTGCGCCTGGATGGCCTGCCACACCGGGAGACTGCTGCCGCCCAGCGGGTCCACACCGATCCGCACGCCGCTCTGGCGGATGGCATCCAGGTTCACGACCGTCCCAAGTTGCGAGACGTAGGGCGTGATGAAGTCGAAGTCCGTCAGGCCCGCCAGGGCGTCCTCGAGCGAGACGCGCTGCACGTCGCGCAGTTCGTTCTCCAGGATGGCGTTCGCGCGGGCCTGCACGGCGCCGGTCACGTCGGTGTCGGCCGGACCGCCGGAGGGGGGGTTATACTTGAACCCGCCGTCCTGCGGGGGGTTGTGGCTGGGCGTGATGACGATTCCGTCGGCCCAGTCGTGGTCGGGTCTGCCCTCGCGCCCGGGGCGGTTGTGTTCGAGGATCGCGTGGCTGATCAGCGGGGTGGGTGTGAACGCGCCTGCCTGCGCGCGCACCTGCACGCCGTTGGCGACGAGGACCTGCAGCGCGGTCATCCAGGCGGGTTCGGACAGCGCGTGGGTGTCCAGGCCCATGAACAGAGGCCCCCGGATCCCGGCGGCGGCGCGGTGCTCGGCGACGGCCTGCGTGACCGCCAGGATGTGCGACTCGTTGAAACTGCCGTTGATGCTGGTGCCGCGGTGCCCGCTGGTGCCGAAGGCGACGCGCTGGAGGGGATCGTGCACGTCGGGGCGGGTCTCGTAGTAGTGGGCGACCAGTCGGGGGATGTTCGTCAGCAGGCTCTGCGGCGCGCGTTTACCGGCCAGGGGGCTGAGGGTCATACCCGCCAGTGTACGGACTGCGCCCCGGCGCGGCGGCCCAGGGGCAAGACAGCGTGAAGGCGCACCCGGTCGCGCGCGCGGGCGGCTGCTACCCTGGGGGCGTGAAGGAGTTCCTGAACGACTGGTGGCGCCTGCTGAAGCTGATCGTGGGTTCGCTGGCCATTCCGGTGGTGCTGTGGTTGCTGCTGGTGTGGGCGGGCGTGCTGCGCTGACCTGATTCCCCGCCGGAGTGACACACCAATCACGCGCTGGAACCGCTCCCGGAAGCGGTTTTTTTACGCTGCGTGTTACGTTAACGGCATGACGGTCAAGCGGAAACAAGGCGCGGAAAACCGCGTGGACACCAACCACTTCGAGCACGCCCTGGTCCTGGAAACGGCGCGGGTGACCGAGGGCGCCGCCCTGGCCGCCAGCCGCTGGATGGGCATGGGCGACAAGAACGCTGTGGACGGCGCGGGCACCGAGGCCATGCGCGAACTGCTGAACAGCCTGGATATCCGCGGGACGGTCGTGATCGGCGAGGGCGAGATGGACGAGGCCCCCATGCTGTACATCGGCGAGAAGGTCGGGCAGGGTCAGTACGAGGTGGACATCGCCGTGGACCCGGTCGAGGGCACCAGCGTGACCGCCAAGGGCCTCCCGAACGGACTGGCCGTGATCGCCCTGTCCGAGCGGGGCGGCCTGATGCACGCGCCGGACTGCTACATGGACAAGCTGGTCGTGCCGCCCCCCGCCGCCGGGAAGGTGAACCTGGACTGGCCGGTCGAGGCGAACCTGAACGTCCTGGCGCAGAGCCTGGAACGCGACGTGGACGACCTGATGATCACCATCCTGGACCGTGAGCGGCACGCGGACCTGATCCGCCGCGTGCGGGCCGCCGGGGCGCGCGTGAAACTGATCGGGGACGGCGACGTGGTCGCCAGCCTGCAGGTCGGCGTGCGCGGAACGGGCGTGCACGCGCTGATGGGCTCGGGTGGCGCGCCCGAGGGGGTGCTGTCGGCGGCGGCCATGAAGTGCCTGGGCGCGGAGATCCAGGGCCGCTTCATCGCGGAGGACGACGCCATGCGCGAGCGGTTCAAGGCGATGGGCGTGGACGAGAACAGGGTGTACAAGACCAACGATCTGGCCCCTGGGAAGCAGATGGTGTTCAGCGCGACCGGCATCACGTACGGCGAACTGCTCAGCGGCGTGCGTCGCTTCGGCGGCGGGGCACGCACCCACACGCTGGTGATGGGCTACGCGACGCGCGTGGTGCGCTTCATCGACACGGTGCACCTGGAGGACGACGGGGCGCGCGTGACCATCCGCGTCTGACCCAGCCGGTCGATTCCCGGGAGGCGGCCCATGTTCGGGTGCGCCTCCTGTGCTGGTCGGAAAGGCCCACTGATCCGGGATACAAGTGATTCCACGTCATTTGGAGCCGCCCTGTGGCCCCCTCACCCTTCCGTCGCTTCGCTCCTCCCTCCTTCTCCCACACGGGGAAAGGGGATAACGGAGCGCGATCACGTGGCAGGCAAGTCATTTCAATCCCGTATGACAGCCGGTTCGCCTCAGTCTGCGCCTGACTGGAATGAGATTCTGATTTGAAGAGACACAATTTATCCTAAATCATTCAACATTGAATGAATGGGCGGTCAGCGCTAAGCTCACGGCATGACCACGCCCTCCCCGATCAAACTGGCCATCGTCTACTACTCCACCTACGGCACCAACCACGCCATGGCCGAAGCCGCCGCCGAGGCCGCCCGCGCCACCGGCGCCGAGGTCCGCGTCCTGAAAGTCCCCGAGACCGCCCCCCAGGCCGTCATCGACACCCAGGACGCCTGGAAGGCCCAGCAGGAACGCAGCGCCGACGTCCCCACCGCCACCCCCGCCGACCTCGAATGGGCCGACGCCTACCTGTTCAGCAGCCCCACCCGCTTCGGCGGCGCCGCCAGCCAGGTCCGCGCGTTCATCGACACCCTGGGCGGCCTGTGGGGCACCGGGAAACTCGCCAACAAGACCTTCAGCGCCATGACCAGCGCCCAGAACCCCAACGG
This genomic interval carries:
- the wrbA gene encoding NAD(P)H:quinone oxidoreductase, which encodes MTTPSPIKLAIVYYSTYGTNHAMAEAAAEAARATGAEVRVLKVPETAPQAVIDTQDAWKAQQERSADVPTATPADLEWADAYLFSSPTRFGGAASQVRAFIDTLGGLWGTGKLANKTFSAMTSAQNPNGGQETTLQTLYITAMHWGSIIVAPGYTDPAIFASGGNPYGASVTANGQPLSDEDRTTIAHQTRRLIEVTTKLKN
- the glpX gene encoding class II fructose-bisphosphatase codes for the protein MTVKRKQGAENRVDTNHFEHALVLETARVTEGAALAASRWMGMGDKNAVDGAGTEAMRELLNSLDIRGTVVIGEGEMDEAPMLYIGEKVGQGQYEVDIAVDPVEGTSVTAKGLPNGLAVIALSERGGLMHAPDCYMDKLVVPPPAAGKVNLDWPVEANLNVLAQSLERDVDDLMITILDRERHADLIRRVRAAGARVKLIGDGDVVASLQVGVRGTGVHALMGSGGAPEGVLSAAAMKCLGAEIQGRFIAEDDAMRERFKAMGVDENRVYKTNDLAPGKQMVFSATGITYGELLSGVRRFGGGARTHTLVMGYATRVVRFIDTVHLEDDGARVTIRV
- the pgm gene encoding phosphoglucomutase (alpha-D-glucose-1,6-bisphosphate-dependent); amino-acid sequence: MTLSPLAGKRAPQSLLTNIPRLVAHYYETRPDVHDPLQRVAFGTSGHRGTSINGSFNESHILAVTQAVAEHRAAAGIRGPLFMGLDTHALSEPAWMTALQVLVANGVQVRAQAGAFTPTPLISHAILEHNRPGREGRPDHDWADGIVITPSHNPPQDGGFKYNPPSGGPADTDVTGAVQARANAILENELRDVQRVSLEDALAGLTDFDFITPYVSQLGTVVNLDAIRQSGVRIGVDPLGGSSLPVWQAIQAQHGLNLTIVNEDIDPRFAFMSVDRDGKIRMDCSSPYAMAGLLALKDDFDVAIGNDPDADRHGIVTRAGLMNPNHYLAVMIEYLFSHRPGWRADAAIGKTLVSSALIDRVGAGIGRRVVEVPVGFKYFVEGLLDGSFGFGGEESAGASFLRLDGSPWSTDKDGLIPGLLAAEMTAVTGKTPSERFADLTARYGETAYDRQDAPADAAQKKILSSLSPEQVTATTLGGDPITAKLTRAPGNGAGIGGLKVTTDQAWFAARPSGTEDVYKIYAESFRGEGHLRQVMTEARDVVSAALAGH